The following are encoded together in the Ranitomeya imitator isolate aRanImi1 chromosome 4, aRanImi1.pri, whole genome shotgun sequence genome:
- the POU4F3 gene encoding POU domain, class 4, transcription factor 3, translating to MMAMNSKQPFSMHPMLQEPKYSSLHSSTEAMRRVCLPAPQLQGNIFGGFDESLLARAEALAAVDIVSHGKNHHFKPDITYHTMSSVPCTSTSSTVPISHPSPLTTHPHHSVHQCLEGDLLDHISPTLTVSGMGTADHTVMSSQLHPHHLGAMGHLHQAMGMGHPHTVAAHNGMSCINDVESDPRELEAFAERFKQRRIKLGVTQADVGSALANLKIPGVGSLSQSTICRFESLTLSHNNMIALKPVLQAWLEEAEAAYREKNSKPELFNGSERKRKRTSIAAPEKRSLEAYFSIQPRPSSEKIAAIAEKLDLKKNVVRVWFCNQRQKQKRMKYSAVH from the exons ATGATGGCCATGAACAGTAAGCAGCCCTTCTCCATGCACCCCATGCTGCAGGAGCCCAAGTACTCCAGCCTGCACTCCAGCACCGAGGCCATGCGCAGGGTCTGCCTGCCAGCCCCCCAG ctccaggGCAATATATTTGGAGGCTTTGATGAGAGTTTGCTGGCCCGTGCTGAAGCTCTGGCGGCTGTGGATATTGTCTCACACGGCAAGAACCATCACTTCAAGCCAGACATCACCTACCATACCATGAGCAGTGTCCCATGCACTTCTACCTCCTCCACTGTGCCCATCTCTCACCCTTCTCCTCTGACCACACATCCTCACCACTCAGTGCACCAATGCTTGGAGGGCGACCTGCTGGACCATATCTCACCTACCTTGACTGTAAGTGGCATGGGGACAGCTGATCATACAGTGATGTCCTCACAGCTCCATCCACACCACCTGGGTGCCATGGGGCATCTGCATCAAGCCATGGGCATGGGCCACCCTCACACAGTTGCTGCTCACAATGGGATGTCCTGCATCAACGACGTGGAGTCGGATCCAAGAGAGCTGGAGGCTTTTGCTGAAAGGTTCAAACAGAGGAGGATAAAACTTGGAGTTACCCAAGCAGATGTTGGATCAGCTTTGGCCAATCTCAAGATTCCAGGTGTTGGCTCTCTAAGCCAGAGCACCATCTGCAGGTTTGAGTCCTTGACATTGTCCCATAACAACATGATTGCCCTGAAACCTGTCCTCCAGGCTTGGCTGGAAGAAGCCGAGGCCGCCTACAGAGAGAAGAACTCAAAGCCAGAGCTCTTCAATGGAAGTGAACGAAAACGCAAGCGCACCTCTATCGCTGCACCAGAGAAGAGGTCCTTAGAAGCCTACTTTTCCATCCAACCCAGACCTTCATCGGAGAAAATAGCAGCCATTGCTGAGAAACTAGACCTTAAAAAGAACGTGGTTCGAGTCTGGTTTTGTAATCAAAGACAAAAACAGAAAAGGATGAAATATTCTGCGGTCCATTAA